In Trichomycterus rosablanca isolate fTriRos1 chromosome 20, fTriRos1.hap1, whole genome shotgun sequence, one DNA window encodes the following:
- the zgc:113691 gene encoding uncharacterized protein zgc:113691: MARKPLVNDPLKLLDQYRQERDEAVQRENALKEKLRQYDSRLKSSEAAKQKLKTLTMENKELKKQVKALRTEIGLESSPGFQGKTTKDIVNDLQEKERECKALVEKNGRLNLTIDELSSELANTVTSKTLLEEKVQSLQVSLKDMTNNQRRLLKLWEHKKAQREPVLLPAITQRAGHKPVAYKSVQTDMSIGSTQILPANAFETRFRWEPERNRNLERRNIVLPNGDTREKPPAFVQNETKSIVHH; the protein is encoded by the coding sequence aTGGCTAGAAAACCTTTGGTGAACGACCCTCTGAAACTGTTGGATCAGTACCGGCAAGAGCGAGACGAAGCCGTCCAGCGCGAGAACGCCCTCAAGGAGAAACTGAGACAGTACGATTCCAGGTTGAAATCCTCAGAGGCCGCCAAACAGAAACTCAAAACCTTGACGATGGAGAACAAGGAGCTGAAGAAGCAGGTGAAAGCTCTGAGGACCGAGATCGGACTGGAGTCCAGTCCCGGCTTCCAGGGTAAAACCACGAAGGACATCGTCAACGACCTGCAGGAGAAAGAGCGCGAGTGCAAGGCTCTGGTGGAAAAGAACGGACGCTTGAACCTGACCATCGACGAGCTCTCGTCCGAGCTGGCCAACACGGTCACCTCCAAAACCCTGCTGGAGGAGAAGGTCCAGTCTCTCCAGGTCAGCCTGAAGGACATGACCAACAACCAGCGACGTCTTCTCAAACTGTGGGagcacaagaaagcccagcgTGAACCTGTACTCCTGCCGGCCATAACTCAGCGAGCCGGGCACAAACCGGTGGCATACAAGTCCGTCCAGACCGACATGTCCATCGGATCTACGCAGATCCTGCCCGCTAACGCGTTCGAAACCAGATTCCGATGGGAACCGGAGAGGAACCGAAATTTGGAGAGACGGAATATCGTGCTACCCAACGGAGACACTCGAGAAAAACCTCCAGCCTTCGTTCAGAACGAGACCAAGAGCATCGTACATCACTGA
- the yipf1 gene encoding protein YIPF1 isoform X1 — MNNPDVHLQFQDFEDDGGEMKSDGAAVRMDDPLFGQIQRRSAGASSVEEDDDQTEQLLRGEKKSSAFWTLEYYQTFFDVDTQQVVSRIIGSALPWRAKHFVRLCVRNNPDLYGPFWICATLVFAITVSGNISGFLKHYGEPKYKYVPEFSKVTVAATAIYSYASLVPLALWAFLSWRRRGVSEGVSFSFLQIVCVYGYSLSVYVPAAVLCVVPSEVLRWSLIVLALCLSGSVLVLTFWPVIRDDRPRVAAVVLSALLALHVLLTVGCKVYFFSTHKAVSLEHADAPVTTPKSLTTIKSH; from the exons ATGAATAATCCAGATGTTCACCTGCAGTTCCAGG ATTTTGAGGATGATGGAGGTGAGATGAAGAGCGATGGAGCGGCGGTCAGGATGGATGACCCGCTCTTCGGTCAGATACAGCGCAGATCTGCAGGAGCTTCATCGGTGGAGGAGGACGATGATCAGACGGAG CAGCTTCTCAGAGGAGAGAAGAAAAGTTCAGCGTTCTGGACTCTGGAGTACTATCAGACGTTCTTCGACGTGGACACTCAACAG GTGGTGAGCAGGATTATCGGCTCCGCTTTGCCGTGGCGCGCCAAACACTTTGTTCGCCTCTGCGTCCGGAACAACCCGGACCTTTACG GACCGTTCTGGATCTGTGCCACGCTGGTGTTCGCGATCACCGTGAGTGGGAacatctccggtttcctcaaacaCTACGGAGAGCCCAAGTACAAATACGTTCCCGAGTTCAGCAAAG TGACCGTGGCGGCTACGGCGATCTACAGCTACGCCAGCCTGGTTCCGCTGGCGCTGTGGGCGTTCCTCTCGTGGAGGCGCAGGGGGGTCTCTGAGGGCGTGTCCTTCTCCTTCCTGCAGATCGTCTGTGTTTACGGATACTCGCTGTCCGTCTACGTTCCTGCTGCG gtacTGTGCGTGGTCCCGAGCGAGGTTCTGAGGTGGAGTTTGATAGTCCTGGCTCTGTGCCTCTCTGGGTCGGTTCTGGTTCTGACGTTCTGGCCGGTGATCAGAGACGATCGGCCGCGAGTGGCCGCCGTGGTTCTCTCAGCTCTGCTCGCGCTTCACGTGCTGCTCACCGTGGGCTGTAAG gtgTATTTTTTCAGCACCCATAAAGCTGTGAGTCTGGAACACGCTGATGCACCAGTGACCACGCCCAAATCTTTAACCACCATAAAATCCCACTGA
- the yipf1 gene encoding protein YIPF1 isoform X2, which translates to MNNPDVHLQFQDFEDDGGEMKSDGAAVRMDDPLFGQIQRRSAGASSVEEDDDQTELLRGEKKSSAFWTLEYYQTFFDVDTQQVVSRIIGSALPWRAKHFVRLCVRNNPDLYGPFWICATLVFAITVSGNISGFLKHYGEPKYKYVPEFSKVTVAATAIYSYASLVPLALWAFLSWRRRGVSEGVSFSFLQIVCVYGYSLSVYVPAAVLCVVPSEVLRWSLIVLALCLSGSVLVLTFWPVIRDDRPRVAAVVLSALLALHVLLTVGCKVYFFSTHKAVSLEHADAPVTTPKSLTTIKSH; encoded by the exons ATGAATAATCCAGATGTTCACCTGCAGTTCCAGG ATTTTGAGGATGATGGAGGTGAGATGAAGAGCGATGGAGCGGCGGTCAGGATGGATGACCCGCTCTTCGGTCAGATACAGCGCAGATCTGCAGGAGCTTCATCGGTGGAGGAGGACGATGATCAGACGGAG CTTCTCAGAGGAGAGAAGAAAAGTTCAGCGTTCTGGACTCTGGAGTACTATCAGACGTTCTTCGACGTGGACACTCAACAG GTGGTGAGCAGGATTATCGGCTCCGCTTTGCCGTGGCGCGCCAAACACTTTGTTCGCCTCTGCGTCCGGAACAACCCGGACCTTTACG GACCGTTCTGGATCTGTGCCACGCTGGTGTTCGCGATCACCGTGAGTGGGAacatctccggtttcctcaaacaCTACGGAGAGCCCAAGTACAAATACGTTCCCGAGTTCAGCAAAG TGACCGTGGCGGCTACGGCGATCTACAGCTACGCCAGCCTGGTTCCGCTGGCGCTGTGGGCGTTCCTCTCGTGGAGGCGCAGGGGGGTCTCTGAGGGCGTGTCCTTCTCCTTCCTGCAGATCGTCTGTGTTTACGGATACTCGCTGTCCGTCTACGTTCCTGCTGCG gtacTGTGCGTGGTCCCGAGCGAGGTTCTGAGGTGGAGTTTGATAGTCCTGGCTCTGTGCCTCTCTGGGTCGGTTCTGGTTCTGACGTTCTGGCCGGTGATCAGAGACGATCGGCCGCGAGTGGCCGCCGTGGTTCTCTCAGCTCTGCTCGCGCTTCACGTGCTGCTCACCGTGGGCTGTAAG gtgTATTTTTTCAGCACCCATAAAGCTGTGAGTCTGGAACACGCTGATGCACCAGTGACCACGCCCAAATCTTTAACCACCATAAAATCCCACTGA